tctctttcccctctatctctctctctcttctctctcttctttcactCCCTCTGCAGCCATGCTCTTCAAACTGCAGCAACCAGcccccccagagagagagagaaggagggtgagggagagggtgaggaagGGGGGGGAAATGCAGTTTGTAGGGGTTGTGAGATAAGTTCTCCAATACTACTGCACGGTAACctctcattatcatcatcatcatcctcactaGTGTCATATCTCTCCTCAAGGTGCCAACCTTTATTATACTGGGCTGCACATTTGACATGGGTGGGACATTTGCTGATTTTGCAACATTTGACATGAGAGGAGTACTACCATAGGCTGTTGTGCTATACCTTCACTGAACATGGCTGGTATGATGTCATGGATAGATCATGTACCTTCACTGAACATGGCTGGTATGATGTCATGGATAGATCATGTACCTTCACTGAACATGGCTGGTATGATGTCATGGATAGATCATGTACCTTCACTGAACATGGCTGGTATGATGTCATGGATAGATCATGTACCTTCACTGAATATGGCTGGTATGATGTCATGGATAGATCATGTACCTTCACTGAACATGAAGTCTGAGTTGATGTCGAAGGGCTGGATCTGAATGTCACTCATGGCGACAGTCACTCCCTTCTGGTGGTCACTGGAGATGAGGGTGAGTGTCTGCTTAGCCTCGCAGACATACGAGCGGCCAGCGGGGGTCACTAACGCTGACAGACCGTGGGAGCTGGCTGTGTGCTTCCCagctagatggagagatgggataGGAGGATGCAGTACGTGAGGAAACATACTATATGAGTAGGTAGGTCTAAAAAGAAGAGCACAGAAACTCCCACAAGACTGACAAAGTGAGACACACAgctagccagacagacagacgtgcgGACACAAACAAGCAATCCCGAACGCACACAAACGCACatctacacatgcacacacaagcatgcatgcATTTCATACAGagaaacacaaaaacacaacatTTATATAAATAAGTAAAATAAAGGCTACAAAATATTGAAATAAATTTGGAATAATAGAGTATTCATATTAATATTTATGAAATAAGTTGGAACAAATATCGAAATTTAACAACTTCTAATTATAAAACGTATAAGGGCTATAGGAATCACTTTGTTTCTACACACACGTAAAACGGCCACTGCGGCAGATGCACACCAATAGCGTGTCCAGAAAAGACGGGCTTTTAATCCAGCAAAAAAGTCACCGTTTTCTTTCAATAATTCCGTGTTCAACTTCTGCCTGTCCCGTCATGAGTTTTAAAATGTGGATTAATACTGAATCCAAAAACTGTGCTGTTGGGGTAGGCTACGGGAATTTCAACATTAGCTCATCATATGTCTAATCGGAATTACTGAAATAAATCAAAAGTTACGAAAAAAACTATAAAACTGGAAcatcataataataattataataataagaataatgttttgtagaataaaaaaaatataaaaaaatctcCGAAATATCCAAAGGCCTAAGACGCATGTGAATTGCCTTCCTTTATTGCACACGCTTAGCGCAAATATTAAATAATTATTCAACGAAACCATTTCGCAAAACATACACAGAAAATGCTGAGTGGGATATAAATGCTACTCACGGTTGTATGGGTTGATGAAATGCGTTTTCTCCGAGGTGTCATAAACAAACTGCAATTTGCTAATCTTCCACACCTCATCTCCCTTGTCACGGGtttcctgccacacacacacacacacacacacacacacacacacacacggtcatcaCCAGTAGAAGAACATTACGGATGTAATGTGTAGGCGTTGTTATCTAAACATATTTTTACAAGAATCCCACGCGGGATAAACGCTCTAAATGATTTTGGGTAATTGTAATTAGACACGGTTGCCTACTGACTGTAGGCAGACTGTAGGCAGTAGGGGACAAACCTTGACGAAGTTGATGCGGAGTGTGTAGGCCTTATCCTTCCACGAGATGTGTATATCGGCGTCCTGGCTCCCGCATTTCCCTTCAATGTCTGCCCCGCGAGGCAGAGCCAGATACGCATTCTCCGTGATGAGCTGCAGAAAACAGAAGTGTGTGATTGATTGTGATGATCACACGCGTTTCTCAATAGACTAGTCTTCTTTGATGATAATATGGACTTGTTTCACACTGGCACGCAGTTGCTACAGTCGACCAATACGGCTTTCCAAAATCCATAATTTTACGCACAGCCCACCGCGCGTAATACCGTGGCATGAGTGCCCCATGTGTGTCTAAATGAGAGTAAATTCTCACATACAGAAATGTGTCAGTGTCAGTCTAAATTGACCACCGAAGTTTTGACGGGCTGTGTCCACCCACACATTCCCATCAGTATACTAGGCTATTATAGTGAGGATACGGTCCAAAGGGTAAGTGCCATGAAAAGTAGTGTTAAACTAACTGTATTATCTACGCAGTTGTATATGAAATCTTGACTTGAACACCTTACATGCGAAGTAAAAAATGCCATGAAATATCGGAGTTGTTACTTACGTCTATCCCGTTGATCGCGAGGACGTCGAAGGGGACCGTGAAGCGGACAGCGAACTCGACCATGAGGCAGGTGGTCCCGTTCTCCCGGACCACGAAGATGTCTTTGTCTGGGTTGGTGGACAGACCGGAGAgattctctccctcctgctcagCCGTCACGGTCAACCGGGCCAGGATCCCTGAGAACGGGGTGGTACTGTGTAAGGGTCATGTCAGCAGTGTAGAGTAACAGTGGTAATAGAGTGGCAAATACGTGACAGTTTACGTTTTTTTTTGGTTGCGTCATCGATATTGCAATGAATATGCCTAAAACACGTGAGGTCTGCAGAAAgaatagaataaaatagaatCTGTAGGCAATAGTATAATGAAAGATGGTTCACAGGAATGTGTTTTACTGTCTCTTACAGACTGGCAGCCCGAAGACTCAAAG
The window above is part of the Salmo salar chromosome ssa15, Ssal_v3.1, whole genome shotgun sequence genome. Proteins encoded here:
- the LOC106571558 gene encoding lysosome-associated membrane glycoprotein 5 — encoded protein: MERLRFSTLDSAGLLLRLFGILARLTVTAEQEGENLSGLSTNPDKDIFVVRENGTTCLMVEFAVRFTVPFDVLAINGIDLITENAYLALPRGADIEGKCGSQDADIHISWKDKAYTLRINFVKETRDKGDEVWKISKLQFVYDTSEKTHFINPYNPGKHTASSHGLSALVTPAGRSYVCEAKQTLTLISSDHQKGVTVAMSDIQIQPFDINSDFMFSEAYKCITDQREQLEETLPLILGFILGLIIVITLSVYHFHLKLTAVTQPQLPRDRSMYKNM